One Lutzomyia longipalpis isolate SR_M1_2022 chromosome 4, ASM2433408v1 DNA segment encodes these proteins:
- the LOC129796420 gene encoding polyprenol reductase-like — MWDIGEMWITPLELLYCGMIAGLWFLGLLVGVLEPHLPTPLIQIYRYGKHALKKHRHAVVDRLEVPKSSFRHFYVFAVGITGLTFYLILRTYLGEEAPPEVVMTLLDFLCGTKRTAKGSGVGTLLASFCIFLQCLRRFWETHFVQVFSRSSRINIVHYLVGYVHYLGATLAILAHAPGFVVPTEEVSLSMDQLTLRVVLSGGTFLFAWWHQWRSNEILARLRKNQTGQVVTEKHLMPKGGFFDVVSSPHMLFECLMYVSLVPVLSGNTDWLLVTAWVVTNQAQVAHFTHAWYRETFPHYPKARKALIPGIF, encoded by the coding sequence atgtgGGACATTGGAGAAATGTGGATTACACCGTTGGAGCTCCTCTACTGCGGCATGATTGCAGGGTTGTGGTTCCTGGGACTCCTTGTGGGTGTCCTGGAACCACATTTGCCAACTCCACTCATACAAATCTATCGCTATGGGAAGCACGCATTGAAGAAGCATCGTCATGCTGTTGTGGATCGTCTGGAAGTGCCCAAATCCTCCTTCCGGCACTTTTACGTCTTTGCCGTTGGGATCACTGGACTCACTTTTTACCTCATCTTACGCACGTATTTGGGTGAAGAGGCGCCGCCGGAAGTTGTCATGACATTACTGGATTTTCTCTGTGGAACAAAACGGACAGCAAAGGGAAGCGGCGTTGGAACACTCCTGGCCAGTTTTTGCATCTTCCTGCAATGCCTACGACGTTTCTGGGAGACACACTTTGTGCAGGTTTTTTCTCGCTCCAGTCGCATAAATATCGTACACTACCTCGTGGGCTATGTGCACTACTTGGGGGCCACACTGGCAATCTTGGCACATGCTCCGGGCTTTGTTGTACCCACTGAGGAAGTCTCCCTGTCAATGGATCAACTTACATTGCGTGTTGTCCTTTCCGGGGGAACGTTCCTCTTCGCCTGGTGGCATCAGTGGCGCTCCAATGAGATCCTTGCACGCCTCCGGAAGAATCAAACTGGACAAGTTGTCACGGAGAAGCATTTAATGCCGAAGGGGGGATTTTTTGACGTCGTCTCTTCGCCTCATATGCTCTTTGAGTGCCTCATGTACGTCTCCCTTGTTCCTGTGCTTTCCGGAAATACAGATTGGCTCCTCGTGACAGCATGGGTGGTCACAAATCAGGCACAAGTGGCACATTTCACTCATGCCTGGTACCGCGAGACATTCCCACACTACCCAAAAGCACGCAAAGCCCTCATTCCTGGGATTTTTTGA
- the LOC129796421 gene encoding origin recognition complex subunit 6 gives MDGKLIENIARKLGFQHNPQILEKIKENTRLLQLKQSSMIATIGEMPKIVLCADLAASAMGLPFNTETGIKICGIRKSIYMNYRRIIQKLIGATKIIGIPELCLQMGLPSGVQEAAMEKLPKYLEYMIRIKQTVDREHPQYAGIVLYQIAKQRKVKVSRMRFTQACNLRSEQWKILEDSWEKYEKNSKANELPRAKENTTEDVEMRCDGKKEASTGLESEDYEVWKERILARAYENLRRK, from the exons atggatggaaaactaattgaaaatattgccAGAAAACTTGGTTTTCAGCATAATCCACAAATTCTCGA gaaaatcaaagaaaatacgAGATTGTTGCAGCTCAAGCAGAGTTCCATGATTGCCACAATAGGGGAGATGCCCAAGATTGTTCTTTGTGCAGATTTAGCAGCATCAGCTATGGGATTACCCTTCAACACT GAAACTGGGATTAAGATTTGTGGCATAAGGAAGAGTATCTACATGAACTACAgaagaataattcaaaaactaATTGGGGCTACAAAGATTATTGGAATACCTGAATTATGCTTGCAAATGGGACTTCCCAGTGGTGTCCAGGAAGCAGCCATGGAGAAACTTCCAAAGTACCTGGAATACATGATAAGGATTAAACAGACAGTGGACAGGGAACATCCACAGTATGCTGGCATTGTCCTGTATCAAATAGCAAAGCAGAGGAAGGTAAAAGTGTCCCGAATGCGATTCACACAGGCATGCAATCTCCGATCAGAGCAATGGAAGATCCTGGAGGATTCTTGGGAGAAATACGAAAAGAATTCCAAGGCAAATGAGCTTCCCCGCGCTAAGGAAAACACCACTGAAGATGTAGAGATGCGGTGTGATGGGAAAAAGGAAGCATCAACGGGTTTGGAGAGTGAAGACTACGAAGTTTGGAAGGAGAGAATCCTGGCAAGAGCTTATGAGAATctcagaagaaaataa
- the LOC129796422 gene encoding protein TEX261 gives MGFLYILSYISLLLQIIFATISIAAGLYYVAELVEEYTVIAKKIILMMIFSTAVIHIFLVIFDSFPWLMILCGLLAQGVHALIMKNFPYVQFLSFSFLGSVILLIINNYLAFTYFASHYYMLSEVIAYFTICLWLVPFALFVSLSANDNVLPTVNERSHLLSENDVVTNYFSSKKKTGLLTFFNYAKESILPQRNKKAF, from the exons ATGggatttctttacattttgaGCTACATTTCACTGCTGCTGCAAATTATTTTCGCCACAATCTCAATTG cTGCGGGACTGTACTATGTAGCTGAGCTGGTAGAAGAGTACACGgttattgcaaagaaaatcattttaatgatgATTTTCTCAACGGCAGTGATTCACATCTTCCTGGTCATCTTTGACAGCTTCCCATGGCTGATGATTCTGTGTGGATTACTAGCACAGGGTGTGCATGCGCTTATAATGAAGAACTTCCCGTACGTCCAGTTCCTGTCATTCTCATTCCTTGGCTCTGTGATATTGCTCATCATCAACAATTACCTGGCATTCACGTACTTTGCCTCCCACTACTACATGCTATCCGAGGTGATTGCTTACTTCACAATTTGCCTGTGGTTGGTGCCCTTTGCGCTCTTTGTCTCACTGAGTGCCAATGACAATGTCCTGCCCACGGTGAATGAGAGGAGTCATCTTCTGA gTGAAAATGACGTTGTaacgaattatttttcaagtaaaaagaaaacaggTCTACTGACTTTCTTCAATTACGCCAAGGAATCAATTCTTCCGCAGCGCAACAAGAAAGCCTTCTAA
- the LOC129796419 gene encoding thymidylate synthase — translation MSRSVSPVKYLSPVFLSICDFLPEKMSPNGINGDASQHDEMQYLQLIERIIETGAKREDRTGVGTLSIFGAQMRFNLRNDVFPLLTTKRVFWRGVAEELIWFIRGSTDARELQQKGITIWNGNSTREYLDEMGFKDREEGDLGPVYGFQWRHFGAPYRTCRDTYNGQGVDQLQEVIKLIREKPTDRRIIMSAWNPVDLPIMALPPCHCLVQFYVANGELSCQMYQRSADMGLGVPFNIASYALLTRMIAQITDLKPGDFVHTLGDAHVYLNHVEPLREQLKRTPKPFPTLHIARRPENIEDFTFEDFELRNYSPHPKIAMEMAV, via the coding sequence ATGTCCCGGAGCGTCTCTCCAGTAAAATATCTTTCCCCagtatttttgtcaatttgtgattttctacCCGAAAAAATGAGCCCCAACGGAATTAATGGTGATGCCTCCCAGCACGATGAGATGCAGTACCTGCAGTTGATTGAGCGAATCATCGAAACAGGTGCTAAGCGTGAAGATCGTACAGGTGTGGGAACTCTGTCAATCTTTGGGGCACAGATGCGCTTTAATTTACGCAATGACGTCTTCCCATTGCTGACCACGAAGAGAGTCTTCTGGCGCGGTGTTGCTGAGGAGCTTATTTGGTTCATTCGCGGATCGACGGATGCACGAGAGCTACAGCAGAAGGGCATCACCATTTGGAATGGAAACAGTACCCGGGAGTATCTGGATGAGATGGGCTTCAAGGATCGCGAAGAGGGTGATCTGGGGCCTGTTTATGGGTTCCAATGGCGTCACTTTGGTGCCCCCTACCGTACATGCCGTGACACCTACAACGGCCAGGGGGTGGATCAACTTCAGGAAGTGATAAAGCTTATCCGCGAGAAGCCCACTGATCGTCGAATCATCATGAGTGCATGGAATCCTGTGGATCTCCCCATTATGGCGCTCCCACCCTGTCACTGCCTTGTGCAATTCTACGTGGCCAATGGGGAGCTCTCGTGCCAAATGTATCAACGTTCAGCCGACATGGGACTGGGGGTACCATTCAACATTGCCAGCTATGCTCTCCTCACACGAATGATTGCCCAAATCACAGATCTCAAGCCAGGGGACTTCGTGCACACCCTCGGAGATGCTCATGTTTACTTGAATCACGTGGAACCCCTCCGGGAGCAACTGAAGCGCACCCCAAAACCCTTCCCAACACTCCACATTGCCCGACGCCCAGAAAACATTGAAGATTTCACATTTGAGGACTTTGAGCTACGTAACTACAGCCCCCATCCGAAAATTGCCATGGAGATGGCTGTTTAG
- the LOC129796418 gene encoding polycomb protein Asx-like, whose translation MESATKAISIETAAPRDAGSMEYAEDIAEQENCAESCQHDSEYNTASDSTTSETGIEKVNQKIEVIEISDEEENDDEGPDDEEDEDEDDEGSSLESGEEEDDAEGTPGQMPENKKQVDDDEDRSNPQYIPKRGTFYEHDDRTAENADAEAEEESQEGEVSEKKVSFNTPVPAAAKTTKKWQSSSDRWSHDRYDESEQAPKSKAELVSAYGYDIRNEESPPRARRRRRYGRGPSKYTRKWEDENAYGKASNRRIALNSKDEFPEIDENTSGRAHKRRGEKNRGSGGGGDGDYEYYGRNNQSGGYVDGGGNDGHYGRMSYENNQLKPKNQSSGFRVKSSIEFKNQNRMRQNASNAATGMEHNRQESFIVTRNNNMSNAQMENNMDSMGKMEHHVEEQQSHGGGGGEFKARPQQHHQHHQQQQIHNLNGNEFAEFVPTYMHNQMGQEAQHQQHPMHHSQMTQPSMMLQRDMQHTYTGDSVKMLQQQQQPGVRAHNQASTASTNLIPMGMSSGDNMRQTPKRYSSLRQRAVMGSGGQMLPPSAEGDLQQQHQTVGNQERLKISPPVQKPQKYDGLPPQEHHEIDSPKLKMRQPKAHHSQQAPPQTLQAPQQPPILTQTTPPSTNYYAPEYIRQPQLPAHRPAPQAAAKNHATLPGQAYQPQFAANNAAPAFVAPPAQTTPAFIAPPPQSTNPQPILNYVTPPPTMGPTQAQYPSYPNYPNYNSLTTPSIPHQSQGGITYYAPQSQPPPRPVVAQRRPTNAIPILAPPERSGSGKGRGRLPASSQQTDEGEPGGDGKSNVENIDHILDNMFTRRTPYEQPSLKASSSPPVSPVTVKSDPSSMLSLEQTEDALKNLSVSEQTDAPGKGIRTEESPSAGDVGPEEK comes from the exons ATGGAAAGTGCAACAAAGGCCATCTCGATAGAGACTGCAGCTCCCCGTGATGCTGGATCCATGGAATATGCCGAGGATATTGCT GAGCAGGAGAACTGCGCAGAATCCTGCCAGCATGACTCGGAGTACAATACGGCCAGCGATAGTACCACCTCCGAGACGGGAATTGAGAAGGTAAATCAGAAGATTGAGGTGATTGAGATTAGTGACGAGGAGGAGAATGACGATGAGGGGCCAGATGATGAGGAGGATGAGGATGAAGATGACGAAGGATCGAGTTTGGAGTCCGGAGAGGAGGAGGATGATGCCGAAGGGACGCCTGGACAAATGCCGGAGAATAAGAAGCAAGTTGACGACGATGAGGATAGGAGTAACCCTCAGTATATACCAAAGAGGGGAACCTTCTACGAGCACGATGACAGAACAGCTGAAAATGC TGATGCCGAAGCAGAGGAGGAGTCACAAGAGGGTGAGGTGAGTGAGAAGAAGGTTTCGTTCAACACACCAGTTCCGGCTGCTGCAAAAACAACCAAGAAATGGCAATCTTCAAGCGATAGATGGTCCCATGATCGCTACGACGAGAGTGAACAGGCACCAAAGTCAAAGGCAGAACTCGTGTCAGCTTATGGGTATGATATACGCAATGAGGAGAGCCCCCCGAGGGCACGGAGGCGACGACGCTACGGCAGGGGACCGAGTAAGTACACGCGCAAGTGGGAGGATGAGAATGCCTACGGGAAGGCATCAAATCGCCGTATTGCGCTAAATAGTAAAGATGAATTTCCGGAAATTGATGAGAACACTTCCGGACGGGCGCATAAGCGTCGTGGAGAGAAGAATCGCGGTAGCGGTGGGGGAGGAGATGGTGACTACGAGTACTATGGGAGAAACAATCAGTCCGGAGGGTATGTGGATGGTGGTGGGAATGATGGGCACTACGGGAGGATGTCGTATGAGAATAATCAGTTGAAaccaaaaaatcaatcatcCGGATTCCGCGTGAAGTCGagcattgaatttaaaaatcaaaatcgtATGCGACAGAATGCCAGCAATGCTGCTACCGGAATGGAGCACAATCGCCAGGAGTCGTTCATTGTAACGCGCAACAATAACATGTCGAATGCTCAGATGGAGAATAACATGGATAGCATGGGGAAGATGGAGCATCACGTGGAGGAGCAGCAGAGTCATGGTGGTGGTGGGGGGGAGTTTAAAGCGCGCCCCCAGCAGCATCATCAGCACCATCAACAGCAGCAAATTCACAATCTCAATGGGAATGAATTTGCGGAATTCGTGCCGACCTATATGCACAATCAAATGGGACAGGAGGCACAGCATCAGCAGCATCCAATGCATCATTCACAGATGACACAGCCGAGTATGATGCTGCAGCGTGATATGCAACACACCTACACGGGGGATTCCGTGAAGATgctgcagcagcaacagcaaccGGGTGTTCGGGCACATAACCAAGCCAGCACTGCTTCGACAAATCTCATTCCCATGGGCATGAGTAGTGGCGATAACATGCGTCAAACACCCAAGAGGTACTCATCGCTACGGCAGAGAGCTGTAATGGGCAGCGGTGGGCAGATGCTTCCGCCATCGGCAGAAGGAGATTTGCAGCAACAGCATCAAACGGTGGGGAATCAGGAGAGACTCAAGATTTCCCCGCCGGTGCAAAAGCCCCAAAAATACGATGGACTTCCGCCGCAGGAGCATCATGAGATTGATTCGCCCAAATTGAAGATGCGTCAACCGAAGGCACATCATTCCCAACAGGCACCGCCGCAGACACTGCAAGCACCCCAACAGCCGCCAATTCTCACCCAAACAACCCCACCGTCAACCAATTACTACGCCCCGGAATACATTCGACAACCACAACTTCCGGCACATCGTCCAGCACCACAAGCTGCTGCCAAGAATCAT GCTACACTTCCGGGACAAGCATATCAGCCACAATTTGCCGCAAATAATGCAGCACCGGCTTTCGTAGCGCCACCGGCACAGACAACGCCGGCATTTATTGCACCGCCACCCCAGTCGACGAATCCTCAGCCGATTCTTAACTACGTAACACCGCCCCCAACAATGGGACCCACACAGGCACAGTATCCATCGTATCCCAATTACCCCAACTACAATTCATTG aCTACGCCAAGTATCCCACATCAGAGTCAAGGTGGCATAACGTACTACGCACCGCAGAGTCAACCACCTCCGCGGCCTGTTGTGGCCCAGAGGCGTCCCACAAATGCAATTCCCATCCTTGCGCCACCTGAACGCAGTGGGAGTGGCAAGGGACGAGGACGCCTCCCGGCGTCGTCACAGCAAACAGATGAAGGAGAACCAGGTGGTGATGGGAAGAGTAATGTGGAGAATATTgatcacatcctggacaatatGTTCACACGGAGGACCCCGTATGAGCAGCCGTCGCTCAAGGCCTCATCGTCGCCACCAGTGTCGCCAGTTACGGTGAAGAGTGACCCCAGCAGCATGTTGAGTTTAGAACAAACTGAGGATGCCCTCAAG AATCTCTCCGTGTCTGAGCAGACGGATGCACCCGGAAAGGGTATCCGGACAGAGGAGAGTCCCTCAGCCGGTGATGTTGGCCCGGAAGAGAAGTAA
- the LOC129796423 gene encoding protein crooked neck, whose amino-acid sequence MDKFQKMPKIAKVKNKAPAEVQITAEQLLREAKERDLEILPPPPKQKISDPTELKDYQQRKRKFFEDNLRKNRMVVSNWIKYAQWEESQKEIQRARSIWERAIDNDHMNITIWLKYAEMEMKNRQVNHARNLWNRAVTILPRVNQFWYKYLYMEEMLENIEGARHVFERWMEWQPEEQAWLTYIKFELRYKEVEKARGVFERFVMVHPEVKNWIKFANFEENNGFTANARAVYERAVEFFGQEYMSEKLFLAFARFEENRKEHARARAIYKYALDNLPQSSCKDIYRAYTIHEKKFGDRVDIENAIISKRKLQYEQELSENPTNYDIWFDYIRLLENNEDEKIIRETYERAIANIPPTQEKSFWRRYIYLWINYALYEEMKAQDEERTREIYRTCLQVIPHKKFTFSKIWILYAQFEIRCKNLKTARKFLGMAIGMCPRDKIFRQYIELEIQLRDFDRCRIIYQKFLENSPENCTTWIKFAELETLLGDLARVRAIFELALQQPRLDMPELLWKAYIDFEITHGEDEMVKTLYERLLEKTVHFKVWISYAKFLIKIGNDPGNVRKIFDRANASLRSAGDNDSRVLLLEAWRDFEKEHGNAESQAQIMEKMPRCVKVRQKVVTEAGHERWQEVFNYIFPEDDNYRPNSKLLSAAKNWKKNKEVDGT is encoded by the exons ATGGATAAGTTCCAGAAGATGCCAAAGATTGCAAAG GTGAAGAATAAAGCTCCGGCGGAGGTACAAATAACCGCCGAGCAGCTTCTGCGGGAGGCAAAAGAGCGAGATTTGGAGATCCTGCCACCCCCACCGAAGCAGAAGATCTCCGATCCGACCGAATTGAAGGACTACCAGCAGCGCAAGAGGAAGTTCTTTGAGGATAATTTGCGGAAGAATCGCATGGTGGTTAGCAATTGGATCAAGTATGCGCAGTGGGAGGAGTCACAGAAGGAGATTCAGCGTGCCCGATCAATCTGGGAGCGTGCCATTGACAATGATCACATGAATATTACAATTTGGCTAAAATACGCGGAGATGGAGATGAAGAATAGGCAGGTGAATCATGCGAGGAATCTGTGGAATCGTGCTGTGACCATCTTGCCACGAGTCAATCAGTTTTGGTACAAATACCTCTACATGGAGGAGATGCTGGAGAACATTGAGGGGGCACGGCATGTCTTTGAGCGTTGGATGGAGTGGCAACCGGAGGAGCAGGCATGGTTGACGTACATTAAGTTCGAGTTGCGCTACAAGGAAGTGGAGAAGGCACGGGGGGTGTTTGAGCGCTTCGTTATGGTGCATCCGGAAGTGAAGAATTGGATTAAATTTGCCAATTTTGAGGAGAATAATGGGTTCACAGCGAATGCCCGGGCTGTGTATGAGCGTGCTGTGGAATTCTTCGGGCAGGAATACATGAGTGAGAAGCTCTTCCTGGCCTTTGCACGTTTCGAGGAGAATCGCAAGGAGCACGCTCGTGCACGGGCAATCTACAAGTATGCCCTGGATAATCTCCCACAGAGTAGCTGCAAGGACATCTATCGTGCCTATACGATTCACGAGAAAAAGTTTGGGGATCGTGTTGACATTGAGAATGCCATCATTTCCAAGCGGAAGCTCCAGTATGAGCAGGAATTGAGTGAGAATCCCACAAATTATGACATTTGGTTTGACTACATTCGCCTCCTGGAGAACAATGAGGACGAGAAG ATTATTCGTGAAACGTACGAAAGGGCAATTGCCAACATCCCACCGACGCAGGAAAAGAGTTTCTGGAGGCGCTACATCTACCTGTGGATCAACTATGCTCTGTACGAGGAGATGAAAGCACAGGATGAGGAGAGAACGCGTGAAATCTACAGAACATGCCTTCAG gttattccacataaaaaatttacctttAGCAAAATTTGGATTCTCTACGCGCAATTTGAGATTCGCTGCAAAAATCTCAAGACAGCACGTAAATTCCTGGGGATGGCCATAGGGATGTGCCCACGTGATAAGATCTTCCGGCAGTACATTGAGTTGGAGATTCAGTTGCGTGATTTCGATCGATGTCGGATAATTTATCAGAAATTCCTCGAAAATAGCCCCGAGAATTGCACAACGTGGATTAAATTTGCCGAATTGGAGACCCTTCTGGGGGATTTAGCGCGTGTTCGAGCTATCTTTGAATTGGCCCTGCAGCAACCACGCTTGGATATGCCTGAGCTCCTGTGGAAGGCGTACATTGACTTTGAGATCACTCACGGGGAGGATGAGATGGTGAAAACGCTCTATGAGCGTCTCCTTGAGAAGACAGTTCACTTCAAAGTGTGGATTTCCTATGCGAAATTCCTCATAAAGATCGGCAATGATCCCGGGAATGTCCGGAAGATCTTCGATAGGGCCAATGCATCCCTCCGGAGCGCCGGTGACAATGATTCACGCGTCCTGCTACTTGAGGCGTGGCGGGATTTCGAGAAGGAGCACGGGAATGCAGAGTCTCAAGCACAGATTATGGAGAAGATGCCACGATGTGTCAAAGTGCGGCAGAAGGTTGTCACAGAGGCGGGGCACGAACGATGGCAGGAAGTTTTCAACTACATCTTCCCCGAGGATGACAACTACCGTCCCAACAGTAAACTCCTGTCAGCAGCGAAGAATTGGAAGAAGAACAAAGAAGTCGATGGCACGTGA
- the LOC129796424 gene encoding uncharacterized protein LOC129796424: MENELMNALTELNGLKNPESTTTTTSSFVRDTGFVFYTSATEVSKSHGRVVMSPKYVSKIYSSPRRCPGTPLRVRPYTVPERHRTRSESLDPNSGDYQDTITIVTDTLSSSVCMSSSGAHPTPTSSTMMDTFDPAMQTMEIAATTGGSSTRRLDSCRPLKKSKSLEDVRVENLAGSQLSHEMEFVSSRIQKLKVQEY, from the coding sequence ATGGAAAATGAGCTAATGAATGCGTTGACAGAGCTGAATGGCCTCAAGAATCCCGAAAGTACCACAACAACCACATCTTCCTTCGTCCGTGACACGGGATTTGTCTTCTACACATCCGCCACTGAGGTGAGCAAATCCCATGGGCGGGTTGTGATGAGCCCCAAGTATGTGTCGAAAATCTACAGTAGTCCACGACGCTGCCCGGGTACGCCGCTCCGGGTGCGACCGTACACAGTGCCAGAGCGGCATCGGACGCGCAGTGAGAGCCTCGATCCAAATTCCGGGGACTATCAGGACACAATAACCATCGTAACGGACACCCTGAGTTCTTCCGTGTGCATGAGCAGCAGTGGGGCACATCCCACACCCACCAGCAGTACCATGATGGACACCTTCGATCCTGCCATGCAAACAATGGAGATTGCAGCGACAACAGGCGGTAGCAGCACCAGAAGGCTAGACAGCTGTAGACCGTTGAAGAAATCAAAATCCCTGGAGGATGTTCGTGTGGAGAATCTCGCGGGATCGCAACTTTCGCACGAAATGGAATTCGTGTCTAGTCGCATCCAGAAATTAAAAGTTCAGGAATACTAa
- the LOC129796425 gene encoding kielin/chordin-like protein: MLWKFSILSMMVLLACAQCSRAQECFTPKIYSEIGCKPVLEEEDGEESCPKRFDCDTVLGRKGNGCFFQGVAYNDGDEIPQNLTRSLCQASCLCRNGIITCASIECPDLFGPYMEGCIPQNSMGSCCPEEYVCAEKDIEKLSKCYMNGNEHRAGESMYPEREYCYTCICAEGFDNTTKLEENPNCSPVECGIELHSSDRVRTGCTPIYYKTPTCCPIGWRCPESSDAVIEGKEHTNEDPNMECTFGELKLKIGHKLSTANGSAVECQCSVPPMVTCIQAS, encoded by the exons ATGCTGTGGAAGTTTTCAATTCTTTCGATGATGGTGCTTTTAGCATGTGCCCAATGTAGTAGGGCACAGGAGTGCTTCACACCGAAGATTTACAGTGAAATTGGATGCAAACCAGTGCTTGAGGAGGAGGATGGTGAGGAGAGCTGCCCAAAGCGCTTTGATTGTGATACAGTGTTAGGCAGGAAGGGCAATGGGTGCTTCTTCCAGGGCGTCGCGTACAATGATGGTgatgaaattcctcaaaatctCACAAGAAGCCTCTGCCAGGCATCTTGCTTGTGTCGCAATGGAATCATCACCTGTGCAAGCATTGAATGCCCCGACCTATTCGGGCCCTACATGGAGGGTTGTATTCCACAGAATAGCATGGGTAGTTGCTGTCCAGAAGAATATGTGTGTG CTGAAAAAGATATTGAAAAACTCTCAAAGTGCTACATGAATGGCAATGAACACCGTGCTGGGGAAAGTATGTATCCAGAACGGGAATACTGCTACACCTGCATCTGTGCCGAAGGTTTCGATAACACCACTAAACTCGAAGAAAATCCCAATTGTAGCCCCGTTGAATGTGGCATTGAGCTCCATTCTTCGGATCGCGTTAGAACTGGATGTACTCCCATCTACTACAAAACACCCACATGTTGCCCCATCGGATGGCGATGCC CGGAATCTTCGGATGCAGTGATTGAGGGCAAGGAGCACACAAATGAGGATCCTAACATGGAATGTACTTTTGGGGAATTGAAACTTAAAATTGGACACAAACTTTCAACTGCAAATGGGTCCGCCGTTGAATGTCAATGCAGTGTCCCCCCGATGGTTACCTGTATTCAAGCATCTTGa